The sequence below is a genomic window from Bacteroidales bacterium MB20-C3-3.
TTAGAGATAAATGTTAAGTTTTTTTTAATATTAATGTTCGTCTATTTGCGAATTACTAATATTTCGTATTTTTGCGAATAACCAATCGGAATTCATATGAAAAAGATATTAATATTATGCACTGGAAATAGTTGCCGCAGCCAGATGGCTCACGGATTTCTGCAGTCATTTGACCAAAATCTTTATGTAAAATCTGCCGGGACTCAACCGGCAAAACAAGTCAACCAGACTGCGGCCAAAGTAATGAAGGAGCTGGGAATTGACATATACAGCCACACACCTCAGCTGGTTGACAAATATATTGGAGAGGAGTGGGATTATGTAATAACCGTATGTGATGATGCCAATGAGACCTGTCCCGCATTTCTGGGTAAAGTAAAAAAGAGGCTCCATATCGGGTTTGAGGATCCTTCACACAAAACAGGCGCACCTGAATATGTAATGAGCGAATACTACAGAATAAGAGATCTGATTAAAGAGCAGTTCCATAACTTTTACACAGAAAACATTGCAAAATGAATATTAAAGAGGGAATATCATTCTTTGACAGATATTTATCTTTATGGGTTGCTCTCTGCATAATTGCAGGAATTGCTGTTGGGAAGCTGCTTCCCCAAATACCTGAATTTCTTGGCAAACTTGAGTATGCAAATGTTTCAATACCAATTGCAATCCTAATTTGGATTATGATCTTTCCAATGATGCTTAAGATTGACTTTTCAAGTGTAGTAAATGCTGTAAAAATGCCAAAAGGGCTATCAATTACACTTATAGTAAACTGGCTGATAAAGCCATTTACAATGTTTGGAATTGCATGGCTCTTTTTTCATATTATTTTTAAACGGATCATACCATTTGACATTGCTAACGAATACCTGGCAGGGGCGGTACTATTGGGAGCCGCACCATGCACTGCAATGGTGTTTGTCTGGAGCCATCTGACTAAAGGTAATCCCGCCTATACACTTGTTCAGGTTGCAATAAATGATTTAATTATTCTTGTTGCTTTTATTCCAATTGTAACACTTCTGCTGGGGATAAGCGGTATAACTATTCCATGGAACACACTAATAATATCTGTAATTTTATTTGTTGTTATCCCTCTCTCTCTTGCTGTAATAACCAGAAGAGCTGTAACAAAGAGCAAGGGAGTAAAATATTTTGAAGAGAGATTTGTACCCAGATTCAAAAGCACAACAATCTCAGGGCTACTTCTTACTCTTATAATTATTTTCTCTTTTCAGGGAGAGACAATACTCAGGAATCCGTTTAACATTCTGTTGATTGCCATTCCACTTATAATACAGACATTTCTAATTTTCTTCTTAGCATACAAATGGGCGGAGAAATGGCGGTTACCACACGATATTGCAGCACCAGCCTCTCTTATTGGAGCCAGCAACTTTTTTGAATTATCAGTCGCGGTTGCAATAGTTCTCTTTGGACTCAATTCAGGAGCTACACTCGCTACAGTGGTTGGTGTTCTGGTAGAGGTGCCTGTTATGCTTACCCTTGTTAAATATGCAAACAAAAC
It includes:
- a CDS encoding arsenate reductase ArsC, with the protein product MKKILILCTGNSCRSQMAHGFLQSFDQNLYVKSAGTQPAKQVNQTAAKVMKELGIDIYSHTPQLVDKYIGEEWDYVITVCDDANETCPAFLGKVKKRLHIGFEDPSHKTGAPEYVMSEYYRIRDLIKEQFHNFYTENIAK
- the arsB gene encoding ACR3 family arsenite efflux transporter, with the translated sequence MNIKEGISFFDRYLSLWVALCIIAGIAVGKLLPQIPEFLGKLEYANVSIPIAILIWIMIFPMMLKIDFSSVVNAVKMPKGLSITLIVNWLIKPFTMFGIAWLFFHIIFKRIIPFDIANEYLAGAVLLGAAPCTAMVFVWSHLTKGNPAYTLVQVAINDLIILVAFIPIVTLLLGISGITIPWNTLIISVILFVVIPLSLAVITRRAVTKSKGVKYFEERFVPRFKSTTISGLLLTLIIIFSFQGETILRNPFNILLIAIPLIIQTFLIFFLAYKWAEKWRLPHDIAAPASLIGASNFFELSVAVAIVLFGLNSGATLATVVGVLVEVPVMLTLVKYANKTRDKFKTI